The Halomonas sp. KG2 genome segment AACGTATCGCCAATGGCATCAACGCTCATTTGACAACCATGCAACGCGATTGTGACAGGGCAGCCTCCCGTTTCACACGCCTCAGGAATAAATAGATACCCCACATCAGCCAAGCCTTTAACCGCGAACTCCGACTGATCAAAGGCCATCACTTCGCCCTCGCTAGCATTAGCCTCACGCTCAGGGTAAAGCCATGAGAGCATATCGCTAGCCACGTTCTCATCACAGGCAAGCACATAGCTACCACCGCCCTGGCGACAGTCGCCAAGTGCTTGGGGGCTAGCGTTGGTTTGCTTCGGCAATTTGATGGGCCAACCATGGCCTGTGTGCTCACTGCGCACGAAACGCAGCTGTTCTGAAGATGCCAGCCAGCGCTGCCACTGTTCTGCTAACAAACTCCCCAGCTCTGGAGAAACCGTGTCATCTTCATCACCGTGCCATACATAGGCACGCAGCTGGCTTAATGCGTCGCGCTCCCCCACCTGCTCAAGCGACTCGTAACGCTCGCGCCGACGGTCCAGCTCATCCAAGGAAGGCAACCCACGGCGGGTGCTCATGCACTGGTTAAGCGCCAAACTGAGCGCGCCTTGGGCACAGCTCCAAGGGCCCGCCGCTAATACACCTACACCACTAAAGCGCTCAGGCCAAGCAACCGCCAACTGTGCGGCCATGTAACCGCCAGAAGAGACACCGACCACGCTCGCGTGATCGCTCGCTGCGCTTAGTGCAGGTAAATCACCAGGCACGGTATCTGCTTCAGCGTGAACAGCCGTGCTGCCCAGCAGTAACAGCGCACCCAAAAAACAAGATGTAGCAGCGGCGGGACGTATCATTTACTCAACGCCTAGCAGTTCAACACGGAACGTCAGCATTTCATTTGGGCCAATAGGGCCTTGGCCGCCTTCACCATAAGCCAGCTCAGCAGGGATATATAGCATCCAGCTGTCGCCAACGCTCATCAGTTGGAGCGCCTCCTGCCAACCTTCAATGACTTGATTTACCTGGAAACTCACCGGCTGACCACGCTCAAAGGAACTGTCAAATACGGTGCCGTCCAGCAGCATGCCTTCATAGTTCACTTCAACGGTGTCTTCAGCGCCAGGCGTTGCGCCGTCACCGGACTCAAGCACTTCATACTGCAAGCCAGACTCCGTCACTTCAACTTCTTCACGCTCAGCGTTTTCCGCTAGGTAAGCTTGACCTTCCTCTAGATTAAGCTGGGCGATTTCAGCGGCCTCTTGCTCGCGCTCCGCCATGGAACGCTCCTGGAAAGCGACCAGCGCCTCCATCATTTCTTCCTCGCTTAACGCCAACTCTTTACCATCAAAGACATCGCGCATGCCGTCCGTAAATGCATCAAGGTCGAGATCTTCAATATCGACCTGCATGCTCTCACCTAGGGTAACGCCTAAGCTATAAGCAAGGCGCTGTTCGTCGGTTTCGGGAGCCGCTGCCGCGAAAGGAGCAACCAGTAACAAACTCGCCAAAGCGGTGGAAGAAAACAATGCTTTCATGTAAAGAACCTTATCCAACGGCGCAACGCGCCAAATGTTTGAGTACCTCAAAGACTAACACCCGCCATCTCAGGCTGCATTACCTGAGATGGCGGGTGTTAGTAAGACCGCTATTAAGTTCAGTAGTTTGGTGTCTTAAACGACCAATGTGGGACAGTGTGCCGCACCCGCCACACGCTGAGAGACACTACCCAACAGCAGGTTTTTCTCGCCGTTGGTTCCTTGAGCACCAATCACGATTAAATCGCACTCCCTCTTTCGGGCAAAGCGCACGATAGTTCGCGAGGGGCGGCCGCCTTTCACAAACGCCCTTACTCGCGTACTGTCTGCGCCCATCTCTATGGCGTAGGCTTTAGCGTGTACCGCAATTTCCGTGGCGTACTCTTTAAGCGCGTCATCAGGCAGATCCAGTTTATTTGGCCGCACCATAGAAAGCGATGCCTCCAATAAACTATGGTGCTTAAATACGCACAGCAAATAAAGCTCGGCACCGGTGAGCATATGCAGGCCAACCGCTTTCTCCAGTGCGTTAATCGCCCCTTTCGAGCCATCTACGGGAATTAAAATGCGATTAAACATCCGCGTTCTCCTTGTGACTGCTTAGCGGAAGGCAACATCACGCAAGAACAGCGCAATTTGCGGGAACATGATCAGCAGCGCCGCCGCTAAAATCAGCATAAAGATAAAGGGCGGTGTGCCTTTGATGACTTCCCAGTAAGGCCGCTTAAAGATCGCAATCGCGGTAAATATATCGCAGCCAAAGGGTGGGGTCGCCGAGCCTATGGCTACCTGCAGGGTAATCAAAATACCTACCAGAACAGGGTCCAGACCGGTCGCCGCAATCGCCGGAGCGAAAATGGGCGTAAGCACCAGAATGACCACAATCGGATCAACAAACATGCAAGCGACAAAGAAAGAGATACAGATTGCAATCAGTACCCCTGTAGGCCCAGCTTCATTGACACCTACCGCTTCCAAAATCATTTGTGGAATCTGCGCGAACGAAATTATCCAGGAGAACCCATTACCAACAGCGACCAATATAAACACCACTGCGGTAATTAAGCCGGTGGATTTAGCAATCGCATAAATATCGTTCATTTTGAGCGAACGGAATACCACAAACTCAAGCAATACGGCATATAGCACACAGGCTGCAGCGGCTTCTGTCGGGCTAAAAATACCTCCGTAGATACCGCCAACGATAATGACCGGAAAGCCTAGCGGCCACAGTGCTTTTTGCACCGCTACAGCACGCTCTTTCCAGCTAGCGCGGGGTTCGGTAGGCACGCCTTTTACCACAGCGTAAACGATGCAATAAACTGAGAACATAAACAGAATCAGAAGCCCTGGCCCAATACCCGCAATAAACAGCTCGCCAATAGATGTTCCTGAAATAACCCCGTAGATGATCATGCCAATACTTGGGGGTATCAAAAAGGCAATATCACTCGCGTTGATAATCAGCGCCAGTGTAAATGGGTCAGAGTAGCCCGCTTTTAGCATCTTGGGCCGCAGCGGAGAGCCCACCGCGACTACGGTTGCCTGGGTAGAACCAGAAACTGCGCCAAACAGCGTACAGGAGGCTGCCGTACTGACCGCAAGACCGCCTTTGATATGACCGATAAAGGACATCACCATATCAATTAAGCGATTAGCCGACTGGCCACGCGTCATAATATCTGCCGCCAGAATAAACATCGGCACCGCAATCAGCGAAGCAGGCCGGATACCCGCCATCATCTGTTGAATAAGCGTATCCATTTGGCCGAAGCCGTTAAACATCATATAAAAGCCGATCACCGCTGCTGTAATCAGCGGGATCATCATAGGAAAGCCCAGCAGCAGCAGGGCAATCATGGTGACTACCATTATCGTCGTCATAGCGTTCCCCTAGAGTGCAAGCCCTGCTTTACACTTCTGTTTCGGTGTCTTTGTAACCGTCAACTACCCCTGTCGAGAGATATACATCCCGAGAGGTAAGGTTTTTAATTGCCGTTAACAGGTACTGAATGCCCGTAATGAGAAAACCTATAGGTACCCAGATATAAATGATCCAAATAGGTAGCCCGAGTGACGGCAACACGCGCCCCTTGCTTTGAAGGTCGAGGATATACACCACGGAGTAGTACAGCAGGAAAAACATAACGAGGGAGGTAAAGAAAGAAATACCTATCATCAGCACCTTACGTCCCCCGACGGGCAAAGCATCGTAGATGGCTGACATACGAATATGGCGCCCATGTCGAGCAGCGTAGCCGATACCCGCAAAGGTAATCATAATGATCAAAATACGGTTTAATTCTCCTGAAAACATAATGCTATTGCCAAATACAAAGCGGGCAATAACATTAGTGACCGTATTCAGCGCCATTAGCAAAACCCCCATTGCCAGTATGACTGACTCGATTTTGCTAATTGCAGTGTCGATCACGCCTAGTATGCCGGGCAAACCAGAGCTGTAATTCTTTTCGGATTCTTCTTCGGTCATGGCCGATCTCCTCTTATGCAGCGTGGCAGCTAACGATTAAAAACCTAGCGCCTCTTCTTTCACTGACCACCGAACGGAGCGTGTCCAGCCTTACTCATTTTGTAGCGTAACGGTTAATAACTCTTTCCGCTTCAACGCTGGATGTACGTAAGTTTTTCTGTGTTTTACGCAAGGTAACGCGCTTTTTTTTGTTAAGTGGCTGTCAGCACCGGGCAGCGTATAAAAATAAAAAAGGGGCAGCGCTGGCTACCCCCTAGGTGATTTACCGTTAAAGACGAGCGTACTAAACGGTGAGTTACTCGTTCGTTACAGCTTCGAGATCTGCTTTAAACTGTTCCAGCAGCTCAGCACCTTTATCACCCGTCATTTCTAAGAAGGCTTCTTCAACTTGCGGAGCACGGTCACGGAAAGCCTGGATTTGTTCTTCATCCAAACGTGTCACAGTAACTTCATCCGAAGCTTCCTGGATTTTAGCTAATGCCTCATCGGCGAGCCCTTTAATGTGCTCGATTGTGTGATCATAGGCAGCATCAGACGCTTCCTGCACGAGCTCCTTATCCTCATCAGACAAACCATCATAGAAGTCTTGGTTCGCCATCATCGCGGTAGTAAACCAGCCATGGCCTGTGAAGGTAAGGTGCGGCGACACTTCATATAAACCGCCAGACTCGATCCAGAAAATCGGATTTTCTTGACCATCGATAATGCCGGTTTGCAGACCACCATATACTTCGCCCCACGGCAGCGGCGTCGGGGTTGCACCAAAGGCATCATAAGTTTCTGAAAGCAATGGATTCGTCATGGTACGAATTTTCTTGTTATTCATATCTTCCGGCGAGCTGATCGGCTCGTCGGTGGTAACGACCATTTCACCTTCAGGGTACATCTTCAGGAGCTCAAGGCCTTGCTCGGCGTAGAGCTCAGGGAACATCTCGTTGATGGCCTTACTCTCATCGAAGAAAGTCAGGACGGTTTCTTCATCTGTTGGTAACAGGTAAGGGATAAAGAAGATTTGCGC includes the following:
- a CDS encoding alpha/beta hydrolase-fold protein, which codes for MIRPAAATSCFLGALLLLGSTAVHAEADTVPGDLPALSAASDHASVVGVSSGGYMAAQLAVAWPERFSGVGVLAAGPWSCAQGALSLALNQCMSTRRGLPSLDELDRRRERYESLEQVGERDALSQLRAYVWHGDEDDTVSPELGSLLAEQWQRWLASSEQLRFVRSEHTGHGWPIKLPKQTNASPQALGDCRQGGGSYVLACDENVASDMLSWLYPEREANASEGEVMAFDQSEFAVKGLADVGYLFIPEACETGGCPVTIALHGCQMSVDAIGDTFVRHSGLNRWAADHGQVVLYPQAESSMANPQGCWDWWGFAESTWQLNPLHDTRDGTQARALMAMLEHLQSTP
- a CDS encoding FKBP-type peptidyl-prolyl cis-trans isomerase, whose product is MKALFSSTALASLLLVAPFAAAAPETDEQRLAYSLGVTLGESMQVDIEDLDLDAFTDGMRDVFDGKELALSEEEMMEALVAFQERSMAEREQEAAEIAQLNLEEGQAYLAENAEREEVEVTESGLQYEVLESGDGATPGAEDTVEVNYEGMLLDGTVFDSSFERGQPVSFQVNQVIEGWQEALQLMSVGDSWMLYIPAELAYGEGGQGPIGPNEMLTFRVELLGVE
- a CDS encoding universal stress protein, which codes for MFNRILIPVDGSKGAINALEKAVGLHMLTGAELYLLCVFKHHSLLEASLSMVRPNKLDLPDDALKEYATEIAVHAKAYAIEMGADSTRVRAFVKGGRPSRTIVRFARKRECDLIVIGAQGTNGEKNLLLGSVSQRVAGAAHCPTLVV
- a CDS encoding TRAP transporter large permease codes for the protein MTTIMVVTMIALLLLGFPMMIPLITAAVIGFYMMFNGFGQMDTLIQQMMAGIRPASLIAVPMFILAADIMTRGQSANRLIDMVMSFIGHIKGGLAVSTAASCTLFGAVSGSTQATVVAVGSPLRPKMLKAGYSDPFTLALIINASDIAFLIPPSIGMIIYGVISGTSIGELFIAGIGPGLLILFMFSVYCIVYAVVKGVPTEPRASWKERAVAVQKALWPLGFPVIIVGGIYGGIFSPTEAAAACVLYAVLLEFVVFRSLKMNDIYAIAKSTGLITAVVFILVAVGNGFSWIISFAQIPQMILEAVGVNEAGPTGVLIAICISFFVACMFVDPIVVILVLTPIFAPAIAATGLDPVLVGILITLQVAIGSATPPFGCDIFTAIAIFKRPYWEVIKGTPPFIFMLILAAALLIMFPQIALFLRDVAFR
- a CDS encoding TRAP transporter small permease produces the protein MTEEESEKNYSSGLPGILGVIDTAISKIESVILAMGVLLMALNTVTNVIARFVFGNSIMFSGELNRILIIMITFAGIGYAARHGRHIRMSAIYDALPVGGRKVLMIGISFFTSLVMFFLLYYSVVYILDLQSKGRVLPSLGLPIWIIYIWVPIGFLITGIQYLLTAIKNLTSRDVYLSTGVVDGYKDTETEV
- the dctP gene encoding TRAP transporter substrate-binding protein DctP, which codes for MKASKLISTRSVTTKLMTTASIGALLFGLSAAAQADNWRYAHEEYEGDVQDVFAHAFKDYIEENSDHSVQVYRFGELGESDDIMEQTQNGILQFVNQSPGFTGSLIPEAQIFFIPYLLPTDEETVLTFFDESKAINEMFPELYAEQGLELLKMYPEGEMVVTTDEPISSPEDMNNKKIRTMTNPLLSETYDAFGATPTPLPWGEVYGGLQTGIIDGQENPIFWIESGGLYEVSPHLTFTGHGWFTTAMMANQDFYDGLSDEDKELVQEASDAAYDHTIEHIKGLADEALAKIQEASDEVTVTRLDEEQIQAFRDRAPQVEEAFLEMTGDKGAELLEQFKADLEAVTNE